From Streptomyces durmitorensis, a single genomic window includes:
- the dxs gene encoding 1-deoxy-D-xylulose-5-phosphate synthase has protein sequence MPLLTRIRGPRDLDRLSPEELNQLAGEIRAFLVDAVSKTGGHLGPNLGVVELTIAMHRVFESPQDKVLFDTGHQSYVHKLLTGRQDFGKLRTKGGLSGYPARAESEHDVIENSHASTVLGWADGLAKANEVQGKDDHVVAVIGDGALTGGMAWEALNNIAAAKDRPLVIVVNDNERSYAPTIGGLANHLATLRTTDGYERFLARGKDLLERTPVVGKPLYETLHGAKKGLKDFIAPQGMFEDLGLKYVGPIDGHDIEALESALVRAKRFGGPVIVHCITEKGRGYKPAEQDEADHFHGIGPIHPDTGLPIAASGMDWTSVFGEEMVKLGREREDIVAITAAMLQPVGLKKFAEEFPDRVYDVGIAEQHAAVSAAGLATGGLHPVFAVYATFLNRAFDQLLMDVALHKCGVTFVLDRAGVTGTDGASHNGMWDMSILQCVPTLRIAAPRDADQVRLQLREAVEVDDAPTVVRYSKGAVGPAVKAVGKVGGMDVLRKAGTNRPDVLLVSVGALAPMCLEIADLLNKQGITTTVVDPRWVKPVDEALAPLAEQHRVVVTVEDNSRAGGVGSAVAQALRDAGVDVPLRDFGIPPRFLDHASRKEIMAEIGLTAPDIARQVTGLVAKLDGRFERTAAVDSVEAGEPARD, from the coding sequence GTGCCGCTGCTGACCCGCATCAGGGGACCGCGCGATCTGGACCGGCTCAGCCCGGAGGAGCTGAACCAGCTGGCCGGCGAGATCCGCGCCTTCCTCGTCGACGCAGTGTCCAAGACAGGCGGCCACCTCGGCCCCAACCTCGGCGTGGTCGAGCTCACGATCGCCATGCACCGCGTCTTCGAGTCCCCGCAGGACAAGGTGCTCTTCGACACCGGCCACCAGAGCTACGTGCACAAGCTGCTCACCGGCCGCCAGGACTTCGGCAAGCTGCGCACCAAGGGCGGCCTCTCCGGCTACCCCGCGCGCGCCGAGTCCGAGCACGACGTGATCGAGAACTCGCACGCCTCCACGGTCCTCGGCTGGGCCGACGGCCTCGCCAAGGCCAACGAGGTGCAGGGCAAGGACGACCACGTCGTCGCCGTCATCGGCGACGGCGCGCTCACCGGCGGCATGGCCTGGGAGGCGCTGAACAACATCGCCGCCGCCAAGGACCGCCCCCTGGTGATCGTCGTCAACGACAACGAGCGTTCGTACGCCCCGACCATCGGCGGCCTCGCGAACCACCTGGCGACCCTGCGCACCACGGACGGCTACGAGCGCTTCCTGGCCCGCGGCAAGGACCTCCTGGAGCGCACCCCGGTCGTCGGCAAGCCCCTCTACGAGACGCTGCACGGCGCGAAGAAGGGCCTGAAGGACTTCATCGCCCCGCAGGGCATGTTCGAGGACCTCGGCCTGAAGTACGTCGGCCCGATCGACGGCCACGACATCGAGGCCCTGGAGTCCGCCCTGGTGCGCGCCAAGCGCTTCGGCGGCCCGGTCATCGTGCACTGCATCACCGAGAAGGGCCGCGGCTACAAGCCGGCCGAGCAGGACGAGGCGGACCACTTCCACGGCATCGGCCCGATCCACCCCGACACGGGCCTGCCCATCGCCGCCTCCGGCATGGACTGGACGTCCGTCTTCGGCGAGGAGATGGTCAAGCTCGGCAGGGAGCGCGAGGACATCGTCGCGATCACCGCCGCCATGCTCCAGCCGGTGGGCCTGAAGAAGTTCGCCGAGGAGTTCCCCGACCGGGTCTACGACGTGGGCATCGCCGAGCAGCACGCGGCCGTGTCGGCGGCGGGCCTGGCCACCGGCGGCCTGCACCCCGTCTTCGCGGTGTACGCGACGTTCCTCAACCGCGCCTTCGACCAGCTCCTGATGGACGTGGCCCTGCACAAGTGCGGCGTCACCTTCGTCCTGGACCGCGCGGGCGTCACCGGCACGGACGGCGCCTCGCACAACGGCATGTGGGACATGTCGATCCTGCAGTGCGTGCCGACCCTGCGGATCGCCGCCCCGCGCGACGCCGACCAGGTCCGCCTCCAGCTGCGCGAGGCCGTCGAGGTCGACGACGCCCCGACCGTCGTTCGCTACTCGAAGGGCGCGGTCGGCCCGGCGGTCAAGGCCGTCGGCAAGGTCGGCGGCATGGACGTCCTGCGCAAGGCGGGCACGAACCGCCCCGACGTGCTCCTGGTCTCCGTGGGCGCCCTCGCGCCCATGTGCCTGGAGATCGCGGACCTCCTGAACAAGCAGGGCATCACGACCACGGTCGTCGACCCCCGCTGGGTCAAGCCCGTCGACGAGGCACTCGCCCCGCTCGCCGAGCAGCACCGCGTGGTCGTCACCGTCGAGGACAACTCCCGCGCGGGCGGCGTCGGTTCCGCCGTCGCCCAGGCCCTGCGCGACGCGGGCGTCGACGTACCGCTGCGCGACTTCGGCATCCCGCCGCGCTTCCTCGACCACGCGTCGCGCAAGGAGATCATGGCCGAGATCGGCCTGACCGCCCCGGACATCGCCCGCCAGGTCACCGGCCTGGTCGCCAAGCTGGACGGCCGGTTCGAGCGCACGGCGGCCGTGGACTCCGTCGAGGCGGGGGAGCCCGCGCGCGACTGA